From Streptomyces sp. TLI_053, a single genomic window includes:
- a CDS encoding SDR family oxidoreductase, with protein MNGTTGTGGTVAEHGRVVVVTGAGTGIGRATALAFAEQDPRARVVAVGRRAEPLAGTAERAPGRIVPLVADITAPDGPETVVRAALERFGRLDVLVNNAGIAPHATLGGYTPEGIGALLATNLTAPVLLTQAALPALTDSRGVVVNVSTAVGLRGWPSNSVYAASKAAVDTLTRSWAVELAPRGIRVVAVAPGAIGTPIADHAGIGPERQAALRAWQIAHTPLGRIGEAAEVAWAVTQLAAPQASFVTGVVLPVDGGAVVG; from the coding sequence ATGAACGGAACGACGGGAACGGGCGGGACTGTGGCGGAGCACGGACGGGTGGTGGTGGTCACCGGCGCGGGGACCGGGATCGGGCGGGCGACGGCACTGGCCTTCGCCGAGCAGGACCCGCGGGCACGGGTGGTGGCGGTCGGACGGCGGGCCGAACCGCTGGCGGGAACGGCGGAGCGGGCACCGGGGCGGATCGTGCCGCTGGTCGCCGACATCACGGCGCCGGACGGCCCGGAGACCGTCGTCCGGGCCGCACTGGAGCGGTTCGGCCGACTGGACGTCCTGGTCAACAACGCGGGCATCGCCCCGCACGCGACACTCGGCGGCTACACCCCGGAGGGCATCGGCGCGCTGCTGGCCACCAATCTGACGGCGCCCGTCCTGCTGACCCAGGCCGCGCTGCCCGCGCTCACCGACAGCCGGGGCGTGGTCGTCAACGTCAGCACCGCCGTCGGCCTGCGCGGCTGGCCGAGCAACTCCGTCTACGCCGCGAGCAAGGCGGCCGTGGACACCCTGACCCGCAGCTGGGCCGTGGAACTCGCCCCGCGCGGCATCCGGGTGGTGGCGGTGGCGCCCGGCGCGATCGGGACGCCGATCGCCGACCACGCCGGGATCGGCCCCGAGCGGCAGGCGGCACTGCGCGCCTGGCAGATCGCGCACACCCCGCTGGGCCGGATCGGGGAGGCCGCCGAGGTGGCCTGGGCCGTCACACAACTCGCCGCGCCGCAGGCCTCCTTCGTCACCGGAGTAGTCTTGCCGGTGGACGGGGGCGCCGTGGTCGGATGA
- a CDS encoding AMP-binding protein: MQIPLSVMDFLDRAELVYGDRVGIVDEPAQPAESWGDLTYRRVAELARAQAAGLDRLGVGPGERVAVVSHNSARLMTSMFGVSGHGRVLVPVNFRLRAEEVSYIVEQSGASVLLVDPELAEPLAGVVAKHKFVIGADSDRLLYDFEHAPRRYPIDENDTATVNYTSGTTARPKGVQLTHRNLWLNANLMALHFGASDRDVYLHTLPMFHANGWGFPFSLTGLGARHVVLRKVDGAEILRRVERHGVTFLCGAPAVVQMVLDAAAEWEGPVPGRDRVRMVVAGAPPPTSVVQRMESELGWEFMQIYGLTETSPVVTVNRTRAEWDELPAERRAEKLVQAGAPALGNQVRVDEQGEVLVRSNVVLEGYWQQPEATAEAVRDGWFHTGDGGTLTDGYLTISDRKKDVIISGGENVSSIEVEDCLYDHPAVAEAAVIGVPDAKWGETVKALVVLKPGSEAGEADLIAHCKQRLAGYKSPTSVEFRESLPRTTTGKLQKFRLREPYWAGRERRVN; the protein is encoded by the coding sequence ATGCAGATTCCACTCTCCGTGATGGACTTCCTCGACCGGGCCGAGCTGGTCTACGGCGACCGGGTCGGCATCGTCGACGAACCGGCGCAACCCGCTGAGTCCTGGGGCGATCTGACCTATCGACGGGTGGCCGAGCTGGCCCGGGCGCAGGCCGCCGGGCTGGACCGGCTCGGGGTCGGCCCCGGTGAGCGGGTGGCGGTCGTGTCGCACAACTCGGCGCGCCTGATGACCTCGATGTTCGGGGTCAGCGGGCACGGCCGGGTGCTGGTGCCGGTGAACTTCCGCCTCCGGGCGGAGGAGGTGTCGTACATCGTCGAGCAGAGCGGCGCCTCGGTGCTGCTGGTCGACCCGGAGCTGGCCGAACCGCTGGCCGGGGTGGTCGCCAAGCACAAGTTCGTGATCGGCGCGGACAGCGACCGGCTGCTGTACGACTTCGAGCACGCGCCCCGCCGGTACCCGATCGACGAGAACGACACCGCCACCGTCAACTACACCAGCGGAACCACCGCGCGCCCCAAGGGTGTTCAGCTCACCCACCGCAACCTCTGGCTGAACGCGAACCTGATGGCCCTGCACTTCGGCGCGAGCGACCGGGACGTCTACCTGCACACCCTGCCGATGTTCCACGCCAACGGCTGGGGCTTCCCGTTCTCGCTCACCGGGCTCGGCGCGCGGCACGTGGTGCTGCGGAAGGTCGACGGTGCGGAGATCCTGCGCCGGGTCGAGCGGCACGGCGTGACCTTCCTGTGCGGCGCGCCGGCCGTGGTGCAGATGGTGCTCGACGCGGCGGCCGAGTGGGAGGGGCCGGTCCCCGGCCGGGACCGGGTGCGGATGGTGGTGGCCGGCGCACCGCCGCCCACCTCGGTGGTGCAGCGGATGGAGTCCGAACTCGGCTGGGAGTTCATGCAGATCTACGGCCTGACCGAGACCTCGCCGGTGGTGACGGTCAACCGCACCCGCGCCGAGTGGGACGAACTGCCCGCCGAGCGACGGGCCGAGAAGCTGGTGCAGGCCGGCGCCCCCGCCCTCGGCAACCAGGTGCGGGTGGACGAGCAGGGCGAGGTGCTGGTCCGCTCCAACGTCGTCCTGGAGGGCTACTGGCAGCAGCCGGAGGCCACCGCCGAAGCGGTCCGGGACGGCTGGTTCCACACCGGCGACGGCGGCACCCTGACCGACGGCTATCTGACCATCTCGGACCGGAAGAAGGACGTCATCATCAGCGGCGGCGAGAACGTCTCCTCGATCGAGGTGGAGGACTGCCTCTACGACCACCCGGCGGTGGCCGAGGCCGCGGTGATCGGTGTGCCGGACGCCAAATGGGGCGAGACGGTCAAGGCCCTGGTGGTGCTGAAGCCGGGCAGCGAGGCCGGCGAGGCGGACCTCATCGCGCACTGCAAGCAGCGGCTGGCCGGGTACAAGTCCCCCACCTCGGTGGAGTTCCGGGAGTCGCTGCCGCGGACGACCACCGGGAAGCTGCAGAAGTTCCGGCTCCGCGAACCGTACTGGGCGGGGCGCGAGCGCCGCGTCAACTGA
- a CDS encoding MerR family transcriptional regulator, with amino-acid sequence MRIGELARATGTTARALRHYEQAGLIGSGRAANGYRVYEESAVTRVRNIRSLLEAGFTLEDVRPFLGCLDQEAFGPPSAGALRIARDRLAVLERRIAAQAETRDRLAAAIAGAEAAAGTATGAFRTTSG; translated from the coding sequence GTGCGGATCGGCGAGCTGGCACGGGCGACGGGGACCACCGCCCGGGCGCTGCGGCACTACGAGCAGGCCGGACTCATCGGCTCCGGGCGGGCCGCCAACGGCTACCGGGTCTACGAGGAGTCGGCGGTGACCAGGGTGCGCAACATCCGCTCCCTGCTTGAGGCCGGGTTCACCCTGGAGGACGTCCGGCCGTTCCTCGGCTGCCTGGACCAGGAGGCGTTCGGGCCGCCGTCGGCCGGCGCGCTGCGGATCGCCCGGGACCGTCTGGCGGTGCTGGAACGCCGGATCGCCGCCCAGGCCGAGACCCGGGACCGGCTCGCCGCGGCGATCGCCGGCGCCGAGGCGGCCGCCGGGACGGCCACCGGGGCGTTCCGGACCACTTCCGGGTGA
- a CDS encoding TIGR03084 family metal-binding protein, with translation MTDPNVPGKSSVLTGLLADLRAESEVLDGLVAGLEPDGWALDTPAAGWTVAHQIAHLAWTDDWSELAARDPGAFVADSGRIFGELLAAGADPVEDGAARGAAEEPAALLTRWRAGRERLATALAAVPAGTALPWLGPPMKAPSMATARLMETWAHGQDVADALGAVREPSARLRHVAHLGVRTLGFAFTVHGLAAPEAPVRVELTAPEGGLWTWGPEGAADRVAGPALDFCLLVTQRRHRDDLALTAVGAVATAWLPIAQAFAGPPGKGRPSGFSL, from the coding sequence ATGACGGACCCGAACGTTCCCGGGAAGTCGTCCGTGCTGACCGGACTGCTGGCCGACCTGCGGGCCGAGAGCGAGGTGCTGGACGGGCTCGTCGCCGGCCTGGAGCCGGACGGCTGGGCGCTGGACACGCCCGCGGCGGGCTGGACGGTGGCCCATCAGATCGCCCACCTGGCCTGGACGGACGACTGGTCCGAGCTGGCCGCGCGCGACCCCGGGGCCTTCGTCGCGGACTCCGGCCGGATCTTCGGCGAGTTGCTCGCGGCCGGAGCGGACCCGGTCGAGGACGGCGCCGCGCGCGGGGCCGCCGAGGAGCCGGCCGCGCTGCTGACCCGCTGGCGGGCAGGCCGGGAGCGGCTCGCGACGGCCCTCGCGGCGGTGCCGGCCGGGACCGCGCTGCCGTGGCTGGGGCCGCCGATGAAGGCCCCGTCGATGGCCACCGCCCGGCTGATGGAGACCTGGGCGCACGGACAGGACGTCGCGGACGCGCTCGGTGCCGTCCGGGAGCCGAGCGCCCGGCTGCGGCACGTCGCGCACCTGGGCGTACGAACCCTGGGATTCGCGTTCACGGTGCACGGACTGGCCGCTCCGGAGGCCCCGGTGCGGGTCGAACTGACGGCGCCGGAAGGCGGGTTGTGGACCTGGGGGCCGGAGGGGGCGGCGGACCGGGTGGCCGGCCCGGCCCTGGACTTCTGCCTGCTGGTCACCCAGCGCCGGCACCGGGACGACCTCGCGCTGACCGCCGTCGGCGCGGTGGCGACGGCCTGGCTGCCGATCGCCCAGGCCTTCGCCGGACCGCCCGGAAAGGGGCGGCCGAGCGGATTCTCGCTTTAG
- a CDS encoding error-prone DNA polymerase encodes MGFTSHPSVPWSELHRRMAARAGGDVVPLRPGPAAEAAGPAAPTRPAGPAAPAGPPWAELHVHSAFSFLDGASDPEALVAEAARLEVEALALTDHDGLYGVVRFAEAARGTGVATVFGAELTIRQEAGGGVEHLLVLARDPEGYRRLSAVIGAAQLAGGAKGKPVYDFAALAEAHGGHWAVLTGCRLGRVPAVLAATGAAGPGALVVPDPELELRSLVEAFGHDNVHVELIDQWLPGDDLRNDALAALAARLGLATVASTNAHHASPAQGRLAQGLAALHDRRTLAGAAGWTRAAGTAHLRSGREMAARLARFPGVREATVDLARACSFDFATMDPELPGYPVPPGRTEIGHLRALVAEGGPARFGPANGPARRQLARELDVIEDLDLAGYFLIVHDIVDFCRREDIWCQGRGSAANSAVCFALGITAVDPVHYKLLFERFLSTARDGPPDIDLDIENRRREEVIQYVYRRYGREHAAQVANVITYRPRLALRDAARVLGYPQGQVDAFSRQADFRSPPGEDAVVPADVLSLAGQLHGLPRHLGIHSGGMVLTREPIAEICPTEWARMPGRSVLQWDKESVAGAGLVKIDLLGLGMLAALHDTCDLVARHHGRHYDLATIPDDDKGVYAMLRRADTVGVFQVESRAQMATLPRLKPDHFYDLVVEVALIRPGPIQGGSVHPYLRRRAGVEPAGCPHPLMENALGKTLGVPLFQEQMMQLAIDCAGFTPAEADRLRQAMGAKRSHERVARLRERLLDGMAARGIPQEVAEDVYVKIEAFSNYGFPESHAISFAYLVYASAWLKYHYPAAFTCALLANQPMGFYSPLSLISDARRHGVRVRGVDVNASGPAPTLEPYRGPTPAPPLTAGLPQPAIRLGLDTVRGIGTAQAEAIAAGRPYADLEDFARRTGLPAPGLEALAAAGAFGCFGLGRRQALWAAGAFAGVSADLIPGTTPGTEAPDLPAMTPIEETIADLWATGTSASSHPLQHLRAHLDRGGALPAERLPDVPDGTAVVVGGLVTHRQRPPTAGGVLFISLEDETGLINVICSRPVWESQRRTALDRAGLLVHGHVERDRGATNLVATRLAPLRIGL; translated from the coding sequence ATGGGATTCACCAGCCATCCCTCCGTCCCCTGGAGCGAGCTGCACCGGCGCATGGCCGCCCGCGCCGGCGGCGATGTGGTGCCGCTGCGCCCGGGCCCGGCCGCGGAGGCCGCCGGCCCCGCGGCTCCCACGCGCCCCGCCGGGCCGGCCGCCCCCGCCGGGCCCCCCTGGGCCGAGCTGCACGTCCACTCCGCCTTCAGCTTCCTGGACGGCGCCAGCGACCCCGAGGCGCTGGTCGCCGAGGCCGCCCGGCTGGAGGTCGAGGCACTCGCGCTCACCGACCACGACGGCCTCTACGGCGTGGTCAGGTTCGCCGAGGCGGCCCGGGGCACGGGCGTGGCGACCGTCTTCGGCGCGGAACTGACGATCCGTCAGGAAGCGGGTGGCGGCGTCGAGCACCTGCTCGTGCTGGCCCGCGACCCGGAGGGCTACCGGCGTCTCTCCGCCGTCATCGGCGCGGCCCAACTCGCGGGCGGGGCCAAGGGGAAACCGGTCTACGACTTCGCCGCCCTGGCCGAGGCGCACGGCGGCCACTGGGCGGTGCTCACCGGATGCCGCCTCGGCCGCGTCCCGGCCGTCCTGGCCGCCACCGGCGCGGCCGGCCCCGGCGCCCTCGTCGTCCCCGACCCCGAACTCGAACTCCGCTCCCTCGTCGAGGCGTTCGGCCACGACAACGTCCACGTCGAACTGATCGACCAGTGGCTGCCCGGCGACGACCTGCGCAACGACGCCCTCGCCGCGCTCGCCGCCCGGCTGGGCCTGGCGACCGTCGCCTCCACCAACGCCCACCACGCGAGCCCCGCCCAGGGCCGCCTCGCCCAGGGTCTGGCCGCCCTGCACGACCGCCGCACTCTCGCCGGGGCGGCGGGCTGGACGCGGGCCGCCGGCACCGCCCACCTGCGCTCCGGCCGCGAGATGGCGGCCCGGCTGGCCCGCTTCCCCGGCGTCCGGGAGGCGACCGTGGACCTCGCCCGCGCCTGTTCCTTCGACTTCGCGACCATGGACCCGGAGCTGCCCGGCTACCCCGTGCCGCCCGGCCGCACCGAGATCGGCCATCTCCGCGCGCTGGTCGCCGAGGGAGGCCCGGCCCGGTTCGGACCGGCGAACGGTCCGGCCCGCCGCCAGCTCGCCCGCGAGCTGGACGTCATCGAGGACCTCGACCTGGCCGGCTACTTCCTGATCGTCCACGACATCGTCGACTTCTGCCGCCGCGAGGACATCTGGTGCCAGGGGCGCGGCTCGGCGGCGAACTCGGCGGTCTGCTTCGCGCTGGGGATCACCGCCGTCGACCCGGTGCACTACAAGCTGCTCTTCGAACGCTTTCTCTCCACCGCCCGGGACGGGCCGCCGGACATCGACCTGGACATCGAGAACCGCCGCCGCGAGGAGGTCATCCAGTACGTCTACCGCCGGTACGGGCGGGAGCACGCCGCCCAGGTGGCCAATGTGATCACCTACCGGCCCCGGCTGGCGCTGCGCGACGCCGCCCGGGTGCTCGGTTACCCGCAGGGCCAGGTCGACGCGTTCAGCCGGCAGGCGGACTTCCGCTCGCCGCCCGGCGAGGACGCCGTCGTTCCCGCCGACGTGCTCTCGCTCGCCGGCCAACTCCACGGACTGCCACGTCACCTGGGCATCCACTCGGGCGGCATGGTGCTCACCCGGGAGCCGATCGCCGAGATCTGCCCGACCGAGTGGGCCCGGATGCCGGGGCGCTCCGTGCTGCAGTGGGACAAGGAGTCGGTGGCCGGGGCCGGCCTGGTCAAGATCGACCTGCTCGGCCTCGGCATGCTCGCCGCGCTGCACGACACCTGCGACCTGGTCGCCCGCCACCACGGCCGGCACTACGACCTGGCGACCATCCCGGACGACGACAAGGGCGTGTACGCGATGCTGCGGCGCGCCGACACGGTCGGGGTCTTCCAGGTCGAGTCGCGTGCCCAGATGGCCACCCTGCCCCGCCTCAAGCCGGACCACTTCTACGACCTGGTGGTGGAGGTGGCGCTGATCCGGCCCGGCCCGATCCAGGGCGGCTCCGTCCACCCGTACCTGCGCCGCCGCGCCGGGGTGGAGCCGGCCGGCTGCCCGCACCCGCTGATGGAGAACGCGCTCGGCAAGACCCTCGGGGTGCCGCTGTTCCAGGAGCAGATGATGCAACTCGCCATCGACTGCGCCGGGTTCACCCCCGCCGAGGCGGACCGGCTGCGCCAGGCGATGGGCGCCAAGCGCTCCCACGAACGGGTCGCCCGGCTGCGCGAACGGCTGCTGGACGGCATGGCCGCGCGCGGCATCCCGCAGGAGGTGGCGGAGGACGTCTATGTGAAGATCGAGGCCTTCTCCAACTACGGCTTCCCGGAGAGCCACGCGATCAGCTTCGCCTACCTGGTGTACGCCAGCGCCTGGCTCAAGTACCACTATCCGGCGGCCTTCACCTGCGCCCTGCTGGCCAACCAGCCGATGGGTTTCTACTCGCCGCTCAGCCTGATCTCGGACGCCCGGCGGCACGGTGTGCGGGTGCGCGGGGTGGACGTCAACGCCAGCGGGCCCGCGCCCACCCTGGAGCCCTACCGGGGGCCGACGCCCGCGCCGCCGCTGACCGCGGGCCTGCCGCAGCCCGCGATCCGGCTCGGGCTGGACACCGTGCGCGGCATCGGCACCGCGCAGGCCGAGGCGATCGCGGCCGGGCGTCCGTACGCGGACCTGGAGGACTTCGCCCGCCGGACCGGCCTGCCGGCGCCGGGACTGGAGGCGCTGGCCGCGGCGGGCGCGTTCGGCTGCTTCGGGCTCGGACGGCGGCAGGCGCTCTGGGCGGCGGGCGCGTTCGCGGGCGTCTCGGCGGACCTCATCCCGGGCACGACGCCCGGCACCGAGGCGCCGGACCTGCCCGCGATGACCCCGATCGAGGAGACCATCGCCGACCTCTGGGCCACCGGGACCTCCGCGAGCAGCCATCCGCTCCAGCATCTGCGTGCCCACCTGGACCGCGGCGGCGCGCTACCGGCGGAGCGGCTCCCGGACGTGCCGGACGGGACGGCGGTGGTGGTCGGCGGCCTGGTCACCCACCGGCAGCGGCCGCCGACGGCGGGCGGGGTGCTCTTCATCAGCCTGGAGGACGAGACCGGGCTGATCAATGTGATCTGCAGCCGACCGGTCTGGGAGTCCCAGCGCCGCACCGCCCTCGACCGGGCCGGACTGCTGGTCCACGGGCACGTCGAACGGGACCGGGGCGCCACCAACCTGGTCGCCACCCGGCTCGCCCCGCTGCGGATCGGGCTGTGA
- a CDS encoding LuxR C-terminal-related transcriptional regulator — protein MTAAPTTPGPPTGGAPARPDLAARAAELVRDAVLGDLARRVVADCGADVGLVGVPDREPAGPGTEGMVLRHWAGTRADLLHDLAVPAGTGLGGRALAERAPSWVPDYRAATTISHHYDAAVTAEDLYAMLTVPLLHRGAVHGVVYASLRAVVPFGDVRIGAVTRLAEAATLALAGAAAWCGEGGADPSPRRAGPPPAPAALTRREHEVLRWAATGRTNPEIAAQLGLTCNTVTGYLKSAMHKLGVRNRTELALTARESGLLD, from the coding sequence GTGACTGCCGCCCCGACCACCCCGGGCCCGCCGACGGGCGGTGCGCCCGCGCGGCCGGACCTCGCCGCCCGGGCTGCCGAACTGGTCCGGGACGCCGTGCTCGGCGACCTCGCCCGCCGGGTGGTCGCCGACTGCGGCGCCGACGTCGGTCTCGTCGGCGTACCGGACCGGGAACCGGCCGGACCGGGCACCGAGGGGATGGTGCTGCGGCACTGGGCCGGCACCCGGGCGGACCTGCTGCACGACCTCGCCGTACCGGCCGGGACCGGCCTCGGCGGCCGGGCACTGGCCGAGCGGGCGCCCAGCTGGGTGCCCGACTACCGCGCCGCCACCACCATCTCGCACCACTACGACGCCGCCGTGACCGCCGAGGACCTCTACGCGATGCTCACCGTGCCGCTGCTCCACCGGGGCGCGGTGCACGGCGTCGTGTACGCCTCGCTGCGCGCGGTGGTGCCGTTCGGGGACGTCCGGATCGGTGCGGTGACCAGGCTCGCCGAGGCCGCCACCCTGGCCCTGGCCGGGGCCGCGGCCTGGTGCGGGGAAGGGGGCGCGGACCCTTCCCCGCGGAGGGCCGGGCCGCCGCCCGCGCCCGCGGCCCTCACCCGGCGCGAGCACGAGGTGCTCCGCTGGGCGGCGACCGGCCGGACCAACCCGGAGATCGCCGCCCAGCTCGGCCTCACCTGCAACACGGTGACCGGCTACCTGAAGAGCGCGATGCACAAGCTCGGCGTCCGCAACCGCACCGAACTCGCGCTCACCGCCCGTGAGTCCGGGCTGCTGGACTGA
- a CDS encoding DUF4232 domain-containing protein has protein sequence MESTSSPTPPPITVVPRASVRVGLLLLVGVLATAGCGSTPATGAGGGAPGPARSIGDAPPAVTPVPVVTQPLTAAPTPAPAASAGSTPGSVRAVPLPGSAPSATPAPPPVCSSEGVALTVGEADAAMGLRVLPVRLTNCGTRPYSLNGHPGVRVLDAERAPLAVTVKRGSAGIATLADFDAAPKPLTLQPREYAEFQLVWRNTVAMGDKAPDNGRYLEVAPLPGRPRLTVPAELDLGTTGRLGVAPWSAPAR, from the coding sequence ATGGAATCGACGTCGTCGCCGACCCCACCCCCGATCACCGTCGTTCCCCGGGCCTCCGTCCGGGTGGGGCTGCTGCTCCTGGTGGGCGTGCTCGCGACGGCCGGATGCGGCAGCACCCCGGCGACCGGGGCGGGCGGGGGAGCGCCGGGCCCGGCGCGCAGCATCGGCGACGCGCCCCCCGCGGTGACGCCGGTCCCCGTGGTCACGCAGCCCCTCACGGCCGCGCCGACTCCCGCACCCGCCGCGAGTGCCGGGTCCACCCCGGGGTCCGTCCGGGCGGTGCCGCTGCCGGGTTCCGCGCCGAGTGCCACTCCGGCCCCGCCGCCCGTCTGCTCCTCCGAAGGCGTCGCCCTGACCGTCGGTGAGGCCGATGCCGCGATGGGCCTGCGGGTGCTGCCGGTCCGGTTGACCAACTGCGGCACCCGCCCCTACAGCCTCAACGGCCACCCGGGCGTCCGGGTCCTGGACGCCGAACGCGCCCCGCTCGCCGTCACCGTCAAGCGCGGCTCGGCCGGCATCGCCACCCTGGCGGACTTCGACGCGGCTCCGAAGCCGCTGACCCTGCAGCCGCGCGAGTACGCCGAGTTCCAGCTGGTCTGGCGCAACACCGTGGCCATGGGCGACAAGGCCCCCGACAACGGCCGTTACCTGGAGGTCGCCCCGCTCCCCGGCCGCCCCCGGCTGACCGTCCCGGCCGAGCTCGACCTCGGCACCACCGGCCGGCTCGGCGTCGCCCCGTGGTCCGCGCCCGCGCGGTAG